A DNA window from Pontimonas salivibrio contains the following coding sequences:
- a CDS encoding anthranilate synthase component I family protein: protein MAIRAFRRELSARATPEQIFHELCADDDCAVWVDVAGDAHSAHSVLARGELQELSGEDALEQLRELWGSVALEPTENPTDDPTDVSVPLGLIVVVPYDHAAVTIQLPDNWQPLESWSEPLRAVIVRQSISVNWASGLVTAWMLGEDPAECEHYFQHVEAALSAVSTLPSVASVSEAVDGAFSNQSDTSVTQVSARDRWRDTPSEYREMIGKALDAIRDGEAYQLCVTTQVEVNCPLADWELHHILRQISPAPHQALLRLGAFSMVSASPETFLRLDRDGELTTRPIKGTRPRGRNEEEDRRFITDLVESEKEQAENLMIVDLMRNDFLRVCAVDSVRVTELFEVETFATVHQLVSTVTGTLAAGHDGIDAIRACFPAGSMTGAPKSRAVSLLSEWESGPRGVYSGTWGWLRGDSTMELAMTIRTVVLADGVARIGAGGGITWSSQVDEEVAEVGHKAKRLLEALGVPTIAYS from the coding sequence ATGGCCATTCGGGCATTTCGGCGAGAATTATCCGCGCGTGCAACACCGGAGCAAATCTTCCACGAGTTGTGTGCCGACGACGACTGTGCGGTGTGGGTTGATGTCGCCGGTGACGCGCACTCCGCACACAGTGTGCTGGCCCGGGGTGAACTCCAGGAACTCTCCGGAGAAGATGCCTTGGAGCAGTTGCGCGAGCTGTGGGGGAGCGTCGCATTAGAGCCCACAGAGAACCCCACAGATGACCCCACAGATGTCAGCGTTCCGCTGGGACTTATTGTGGTGGTTCCCTATGACCACGCTGCTGTCACCATCCAACTTCCTGACAATTGGCAGCCCCTGGAGTCTTGGAGTGAACCCCTGAGGGCCGTGATTGTGCGCCAGAGCATCAGTGTGAACTGGGCGAGCGGGCTCGTCACGGCGTGGATGCTAGGCGAAGATCCGGCAGAGTGTGAACACTATTTTCAGCACGTAGAGGCGGCGCTGTCCGCTGTGTCGACTCTCCCCTCTGTGGCGTCGGTGTCTGAAGCGGTGGATGGCGCTTTCTCCAATCAAAGTGACACGTCAGTGACACAGGTTTCTGCGCGTGATCGTTGGAGGGACACCCCCAGTGAGTACCGGGAGATGATTGGCAAAGCCCTCGACGCAATTCGCGACGGAGAGGCCTACCAGCTATGTGTCACTACGCAGGTTGAGGTGAACTGTCCCCTTGCCGATTGGGAGTTGCACCACATCCTTCGACAGATTTCACCGGCACCCCATCAGGCGCTGTTGCGCCTCGGAGCTTTTTCGATGGTGTCAGCGTCGCCCGAAACGTTCTTGCGCCTCGATCGCGACGGTGAGTTGACCACCCGACCGATTAAGGGCACCAGACCTCGAGGGCGAAACGAGGAAGAAGACCGGCGTTTCATTACCGACCTTGTAGAAAGCGAAAAAGAACAGGCAGAAAACCTGATGATTGTTGACCTGATGAGAAATGATTTCTTACGGGTCTGCGCGGTCGACAGTGTCCGCGTCACGGAATTATTTGAAGTGGAAACTTTCGCCACCGTGCACCAGTTGGTATCGACAGTGACAGGCACACTGGCCGCAGGGCACGACGGAATTGACGCCATCAGGGCCTGTTTTCCGGCGGGGTCAATGACGGGAGCACCCAAGTCGCGGGCCGTCAGTCTGTTGAGCGAGTGGGAAAGCGGGCCGCGGGGAGTGTATTCGGGAACCTGGGGGTGGCTTCGAGGTGATTCCACCATGGAACTGGCCATGACAATTCGCACCGTGGTACTCGCAGACGGTGTGGCGCGGATTGGCGCGGGCGGCGGGATTACCTGGTCGTCACAAGTAGATGAAGAAGTCGCCGAAGTGGGACATAAGGCAAAAAGGCTCCTAGAGGCGCTCGGTGTGCCCACCATTGCGTATTCTTAA
- the leuS gene encoding leucine--tRNA ligase: protein MTEPTSPEPAESFDFRQLEHKWSAIWEQLQPFTVDDPNDQRPRKYILDMFPYPSGDLHMGHAEVYALGDIVARYWRLRGFQVLHPIGWDSFGLPAENAAIKRGVDPREWTYQNIAQQRQSMKRYATSFDWSRVFHTSDEEYYRWNQWLFLRMYEKGLAYRKDSWVNWDPVDQTVLANEQVLADGTSDRSGAVVVKKKLTQWYFKITDYADRLLDDLNQLEGRWPQKVLTMQRNWIGRSFGAEVDFVIEGHPEAITVFTTRPDTLFGATFMVVAPESDLASELVAGASPEVQERFGTYLEKVQQSSEIERQDHTREKTGVFLERWAINPVNGERISVWAGDYVLADYGTGIIMAVPAHDQRDLDFAIAHDLPVRVVVDVTAPVTGAIPVVTQEMLDSGEVPELDPVATGVALAGSGRMINSGPLNGLSKDNAINRMIELLEEAGTGRATKTYRLRDWLISRQRYWGTPIPIVYDEEGNEIALPDDQLPVTLPPSEGLDLRPKGSSPLGAIDHWVNTELDGKPVRRDADTMDTFVDSSWYFLRFLSAHDDTQAFDPAEVDKWAPVDQYVGGVEHAILHLLYARFITKVLFDLGYLTFTEPFTSLLNQGMVILDGAKMSKSKGNVVYFSEELDNYGVDAVRLSMAFAGPPEDDIDWRDVSPVGSQKFLARAWRLARDVQSEPGIAFGNGDGTLRRATHHLLNDLPGLIESFKFNVAVARLMELVNVARKTIDQGPGGSDPAVREAAETVAIALSMFAPYTAEEMWEILGFPPSVAHATWPSPDHTLLVEESVVAIVQINGKVRARLDVSPSIGTDELRKRALADETISSLVEGQEIKNLIVRPPKIVSIQLAD, encoded by the coding sequence ATGACTGAGCCCACATCCCCCGAACCGGCCGAAAGTTTCGATTTTCGTCAACTCGAACACAAATGGTCGGCAATTTGGGAGCAACTGCAACCCTTCACCGTCGATGACCCCAACGACCAGAGGCCACGCAAGTACATCCTCGACATGTTTCCCTACCCTTCAGGGGATCTGCACATGGGTCACGCCGAGGTGTATGCCCTAGGCGACATCGTCGCCCGGTATTGGCGGCTACGAGGCTTTCAAGTCCTGCACCCGATTGGTTGGGACTCTTTCGGTCTGCCTGCGGAAAATGCGGCAATCAAACGCGGGGTGGACCCCAGAGAGTGGACCTACCAGAACATCGCCCAACAGCGGCAGTCGATGAAACGCTACGCGACATCGTTTGACTGGTCGCGAGTGTTCCACACCTCCGATGAGGAGTATTACCGCTGGAACCAGTGGTTGTTTTTGCGCATGTACGAAAAAGGTTTGGCCTACCGCAAAGATTCGTGGGTCAACTGGGACCCGGTCGACCAGACCGTGCTCGCCAACGAGCAAGTCCTTGCCGATGGCACCTCAGACCGCAGCGGTGCTGTCGTGGTCAAGAAAAAACTCACACAGTGGTACTTCAAAATCACCGACTATGCCGATCGGCTGTTGGACGATTTGAACCAGCTGGAGGGTCGTTGGCCCCAAAAAGTGCTCACCATGCAGCGCAACTGGATCGGCAGAAGCTTCGGTGCCGAAGTGGACTTCGTGATTGAAGGACACCCAGAGGCCATCACCGTGTTCACCACGCGCCCGGACACGTTGTTTGGTGCAACGTTTATGGTGGTCGCCCCCGAATCTGATTTGGCTTCCGAACTGGTGGCAGGAGCCTCGCCCGAGGTGCAAGAGCGTTTTGGCACCTACTTAGAAAAGGTTCAACAGTCCTCCGAGATTGAACGACAAGATCACACCCGAGAAAAGACGGGTGTTTTTCTTGAGCGTTGGGCAATCAACCCCGTCAATGGTGAGCGTATCTCGGTGTGGGCCGGCGACTACGTGTTAGCCGACTACGGCACCGGCATCATCATGGCCGTTCCCGCACACGATCAACGCGACCTCGATTTTGCCATTGCCCATGACTTGCCGGTGCGAGTGGTTGTCGATGTCACTGCCCCTGTGACCGGGGCAATCCCGGTAGTCACCCAAGAGATGTTGGACTCGGGGGAAGTGCCCGAACTTGACCCCGTCGCGACCGGCGTCGCGCTCGCGGGCAGCGGTCGCATGATCAACTCGGGCCCTCTCAACGGCCTCAGCAAAGACAACGCCATTAACCGAATGATCGAATTGTTGGAAGAAGCCGGAACGGGTCGAGCGACGAAGACGTATCGGCTTCGGGACTGGCTCATTTCGAGACAGCGTTATTGGGGCACCCCCATCCCCATCGTCTACGACGAAGAGGGCAATGAGATTGCGTTGCCCGACGATCAGCTTCCGGTGACCCTGCCACCCAGCGAAGGTCTTGATTTGCGCCCGAAAGGCTCCAGCCCGTTGGGCGCGATTGACCACTGGGTCAACACGGAACTCGACGGTAAGCCCGTTCGCCGTGACGCTGACACGATGGACACCTTTGTGGATAGCTCGTGGTACTTCCTGCGGTTCTTGAGCGCCCACGATGACACTCAAGCCTTTGACCCAGCGGAAGTCGACAAATGGGCTCCCGTTGATCAATACGTGGGTGGTGTGGAACACGCCATTTTGCACCTGCTTTACGCACGATTCATCACCAAAGTTCTCTTCGACCTTGGGTACCTCACCTTCACCGAACCGTTTACCTCCTTGTTGAACCAGGGAATGGTCATCTTGGACGGTGCAAAGATGAGCAAATCCAAAGGCAACGTCGTGTACTTCTCGGAAGAGCTCGACAACTACGGTGTCGATGCCGTTCGCCTTTCGATGGCTTTTGCCGGCCCCCCAGAAGATGACATCGACTGGCGAGATGTCTCCCCGGTGGGGTCCCAAAAGTTCTTGGCGCGAGCATGGCGTCTCGCCAGAGACGTCCAGAGTGAACCAGGTATTGCCTTTGGTAATGGGGATGGCACTCTTCGTCGCGCCACCCACCATTTGCTAAACGACTTGCCTGGGCTCATTGAATCGTTCAAGTTCAACGTTGCGGTGGCCCGGTTGATGGAATTGGTCAATGTGGCACGCAAAACCATTGATCAAGGGCCAGGGGGAAGTGACCCTGCCGTGCGAGAAGCTGCCGAGACGGTCGCCATCGCACTGTCAATGTTCGCGCCGTACACCGCGGAAGAAATGTGGGAAATCTTAGGATTCCCGCCCAGTGTTGCCCACGCCACCTGGCCCAGCCCGGATCACACCCTTCTGGTGGAAGAGTCGGTAGTAGCCATTGTCCAAATCAACGGCAAAGTCCGCGCACGACTGGACGTGTCGCCATCGATTGGCACCGACGAACTGCGAAAGCGTGCCCTGGCTGACGAAACGATTAGTTCACTGGTTGAGGGTCAAGAAATCAAGAACCTCATTGTTCGACCGCCGAAAATTGTGAGCATCCAACTAGCCGACTAG
- a CDS encoding SLBB domain-containing protein — translation MATWSGTREFFQGPGGRWEFPDIDDQTPVGLASPSVSPSVSTPTPEQEPARIPSGYRMVVAGVIGVIIVACAIAAIGVLGQQSNVPIPESAPVPVQEQTPSAPSTLLVHVSGAVNAPGVLELEEGSRVFDAVDAAGGVTAQADADRVNLARPLMDGEHIVIPRVGEAPAEGTSASTGEPISLSRSPAEVLVDLPGVGPALAQRIVAWRDENGGFQHIDDVLAVSGIGPATLEGFRDQVVP, via the coding sequence ATGGCAACGTGGAGTGGCACACGCGAATTCTTCCAAGGCCCCGGTGGCCGTTGGGAATTTCCCGACATTGATGACCAAACCCCGGTTGGGTTGGCATCGCCCTCAGTATCTCCCTCAGTGTCGACGCCCACCCCTGAACAGGAGCCGGCGAGAATACCCTCTGGCTATCGAATGGTCGTGGCGGGAGTAATCGGCGTCATCATCGTGGCTTGTGCCATTGCGGCTATTGGGGTGCTTGGCCAGCAATCAAATGTTCCGATCCCAGAAAGCGCGCCAGTACCTGTCCAAGAGCAGACCCCATCAGCGCCGTCGACACTGCTGGTTCACGTCAGCGGCGCGGTCAATGCCCCGGGGGTGTTAGAGCTTGAGGAGGGCTCGAGAGTATTCGACGCCGTCGATGCTGCCGGAGGGGTCACAGCGCAAGCAGATGCCGACCGGGTCAATCTTGCGCGGCCCCTGATGGATGGTGAACACATCGTCATCCCACGCGTGGGGGAAGCCCCCGCAGAAGGCACTTCCGCATCGACTGGGGAACCCATTTCTTTGTCCAGATCCCCGGCTGAAGTGTTGGTGGACCTGCCCGGGGTGGGGCCGGCGTTGGCCCAAAGAATTGTGGCCTGGCGAGACGAAAATGGCGGATTCCAACACATCGACGACGTATTGGCGGTCTCAGGAATTGGTCCCGCCACCCTGGAGGGGTTTCGGGACCAGGTCGTGCCCTAG
- a CDS encoding ComEC/Rec2 family competence protein has translation MASSVLQRRDYRLPVIALLTWVQILFTIASPLVGGVVSLGGLTVLLVGWSRFGTRVGYRHFVVFWLVALVGVGATLAHDSLRNPPELRGIDSAGDHELLVVNENTLTPGDRFVAIRILHADGQSTPRVRATLFVDPSPERIPPGTLLQVTGSVVSTSALDAKAWRVFASEFSVFQESSWWQAGADRMREAFLERSLAQGGDGGALLPGLALGDTTGVSESLEADMRKVSLAHLVAVSGANCALVVGIAVAITALFGGGVRMRLVVGVVTLAGFVLLVTPEPSVIRAAVMATIALGAIAWGRPGAGIAVLSLTVWVLLLADPWRAVEFAFVLSVAATAGIVLGLRPMAGALTRVMPVWLAWWVALPLVAQLAVQPIIVLLRPTLPLYAIPANVLAAPFVPAVTVSGLVGSVSEPWWPWLSQQSAAIGWWPSTAIAAIARATARAPVTELPWFPGLAGVLAAAVLSSVVWWAIWRGRMVFAGVGAIIVITATVVASSAPQIVARLARPAQWQVAQCDVGQGDALAVRTSQGVLFIDTGDDEQLLRQCLMVLGINRVEWLLLTHFDRDHVGQSAVFHGRVGTVLTGPTDNSEDVSRLADLSRAGATIRPVRAGESLDLGDYTLNILWPGSQTLSEPGNDSSLVVWLEPHHTAGVSMLALGDLGERAQSILRSRLPESPLDVVKVSHHGSANQSAALYQELGASIGLIGVGADNSYGHPAPAVTSLLESLGAHVLRSDQRGTLTLHRGVTGVIELWSERDG, from the coding sequence GTGGCCTCCAGTGTTCTGCAACGCCGGGACTACCGGCTGCCAGTAATCGCCCTACTGACGTGGGTGCAGATCCTTTTCACGATCGCCTCACCACTTGTCGGGGGCGTTGTGTCATTGGGAGGGCTAACGGTGCTCTTAGTCGGATGGTCCCGGTTCGGCACCCGTGTGGGGTATCGACATTTCGTGGTGTTTTGGTTGGTGGCTCTTGTGGGAGTGGGGGCGACCCTTGCCCACGATTCCCTTCGAAACCCTCCGGAGCTCCGCGGAATCGATAGTGCAGGAGACCATGAGCTGTTAGTCGTGAACGAGAACACCCTCACCCCGGGCGATCGGTTTGTGGCCATTCGGATTCTCCACGCCGACGGGCAGTCGACGCCAAGGGTTCGGGCCACACTTTTTGTTGACCCGTCACCTGAGCGGATACCGCCGGGAACACTGCTGCAGGTGACGGGCAGTGTGGTGTCCACTTCCGCCCTAGACGCGAAAGCATGGCGGGTGTTTGCCTCTGAGTTCTCGGTGTTTCAGGAGAGTTCGTGGTGGCAAGCAGGCGCTGACCGAATGCGAGAAGCATTCTTGGAGCGCTCTCTCGCCCAGGGCGGTGATGGCGGGGCGCTCTTACCCGGACTGGCCCTGGGCGACACGACCGGGGTGTCAGAGTCGCTTGAAGCCGATATGCGAAAGGTGTCGCTCGCCCACCTGGTTGCCGTCTCCGGGGCGAATTGCGCATTGGTGGTGGGGATCGCGGTGGCAATCACTGCGCTTTTTGGCGGCGGTGTGCGGATGAGGCTTGTCGTCGGTGTTGTCACATTGGCGGGTTTCGTGCTTTTGGTCACACCGGAACCCAGCGTCATCAGGGCTGCGGTGATGGCCACGATTGCCCTGGGTGCTATCGCCTGGGGGCGTCCGGGCGCAGGAATTGCTGTGCTTTCCCTCACAGTGTGGGTGTTGTTATTGGCTGATCCTTGGCGGGCTGTCGAATTTGCGTTCGTATTATCCGTGGCGGCAACAGCCGGCATTGTGTTGGGTTTGCGGCCAATGGCGGGAGCTCTTACCAGGGTGATGCCGGTGTGGTTGGCCTGGTGGGTGGCATTGCCTTTGGTGGCACAGCTTGCCGTCCAGCCCATCATTGTTCTTCTTAGGCCCACACTTCCGCTCTATGCAATCCCCGCCAATGTGCTGGCCGCACCGTTTGTTCCGGCAGTAACCGTCTCGGGGCTTGTGGGAAGTGTGTCGGAGCCGTGGTGGCCGTGGCTATCACAACAGTCCGCTGCAATCGGCTGGTGGCCCTCTACGGCAATCGCAGCAATTGCACGGGCCACCGCCCGGGCACCCGTGACGGAGCTGCCTTGGTTTCCCGGACTGGCGGGGGTGCTGGCTGCTGCCGTGCTCTCCAGCGTGGTCTGGTGGGCAATCTGGCGCGGAAGGATGGTGTTTGCCGGTGTTGGCGCGATTATTGTCATCACCGCCACAGTGGTGGCCTCGAGCGCACCCCAAATTGTTGCCCGGTTGGCCAGACCGGCACAGTGGCAGGTTGCTCAATGTGACGTCGGTCAAGGCGACGCCCTTGCCGTGCGCACGTCACAGGGCGTGCTCTTTATTGATACCGGTGATGACGAACAGCTCCTTCGCCAGTGCCTCATGGTGTTGGGGATTAACCGGGTGGAATGGCTGCTGCTCACCCATTTTGATCGCGACCATGTGGGCCAATCCGCGGTGTTCCACGGGAGGGTCGGAACGGTACTCACCGGGCCCACCGACAACAGTGAGGACGTGTCCCGGCTGGCGGATCTATCCCGCGCCGGCGCCACTATTCGCCCCGTTCGCGCAGGCGAGAGTCTGGATTTGGGCGACTACACCCTCAACATTCTGTGGCCGGGCAGCCAAACACTCTCCGAGCCAGGAAACGATTCGAGTCTTGTGGTGTGGCTCGAGCCGCACCACACAGCCGGGGTGTCGATGCTGGCACTGGGCGACCTGGGAGAAAGGGCTCAATCCATTCTCCGGTCACGACTGCCCGAGAGTCCCCTTGACGTGGTGAAGGTGAGCCATCACGGGTCAGCCAATCAATCAGCTGCCCTCTACCAAGAACTGGGCGCATCGATCGGATTGATTGGGGTCGGAGCGGATAACAGCTACGGCCACCCCGCCCCCGCGGTCACCAGCCTCCTGGAGTCCCTGGGCGCCCATGTCCTGCGAAGTGATCAGCGCGGAACCCTTACCCTCCACCGAGGTGTGACGGGTGTCATCGAGTTGTGGTCGGAGCGCGATGGTTAG
- the holA gene encoding DNA polymerase III subunit delta, with the protein MAAKTQEVPWSGIREAPVILLTGPEAFLADRAVRALADRLRSVSPELEIVDIDASTAGSGEVSQGVSPSLFGEPRMVRVWGFEKATDGVLADVLDYLDSPDPAVTFIVRHSSGNRGKKALDVIKAHGGDWLVVTAHELKSDRDRAQFLRQEAQSLKVRLQPDAEQLLIDSLGSDLAELHAALSQLAGDLGEEATISRDIVSRYYGGRVETTSFELAELAIGGRRGDALIALRQALHAGVEPVLIIAALAHSLRQMARVGGSRGSVADVAKELGVQSWQVQRARSQLQGWDEVGLGVAIMEVAQTDAAIKGVGLQPDYALERVVDIVARRGQ; encoded by the coding sequence ATGGCAGCGAAAACACAAGAGGTGCCGTGGTCTGGTATCCGGGAAGCGCCCGTCATTTTATTGACCGGTCCGGAAGCTTTCCTTGCCGATCGCGCCGTCCGGGCGCTCGCGGATCGTCTTCGCTCGGTAAGTCCTGAATTAGAAATTGTCGACATTGACGCATCGACTGCAGGCTCTGGTGAGGTAAGCCAAGGGGTCAGCCCGTCGCTGTTTGGTGAGCCACGGATGGTCCGAGTGTGGGGTTTTGAAAAGGCCACCGATGGTGTTTTGGCCGATGTTCTGGACTACCTGGACTCTCCGGATCCAGCAGTGACTTTTATTGTTCGGCATTCGTCAGGAAACCGCGGAAAAAAAGCCCTCGATGTGATCAAAGCACACGGCGGCGACTGGCTTGTCGTCACCGCACACGAACTCAAATCGGACAGGGATCGGGCGCAATTTCTTCGACAAGAAGCGCAGAGTCTGAAAGTTCGACTGCAGCCCGACGCCGAGCAGCTCTTAATTGATTCTCTTGGTAGCGATTTAGCGGAACTCCACGCCGCGTTGAGTCAACTCGCGGGCGATTTGGGCGAAGAGGCGACGATTAGCCGAGACATCGTCAGTCGCTATTACGGCGGAAGGGTCGAAACGACCAGTTTTGAACTCGCCGAACTCGCCATTGGTGGCCGTCGCGGAGATGCCCTGATTGCGTTGCGCCAGGCCCTCCACGCGGGGGTGGAACCGGTGTTGATTATTGCGGCACTGGCTCACAGCCTTCGGCAGATGGCCCGTGTCGGAGGATCCAGAGGGTCGGTTGCGGACGTGGCCAAAGAATTGGGGGTGCAAAGCTGGCAGGTTCAGCGCGCACGCTCACAGCTTCAAGGGTGGGACGAAGTGGGTCTTGGTGTGGCGATCATGGAGGTTGCTCAAACCGATGCCGCCATCAAAGGTGTCGGCTTACAGCCTGATTACGCCCTAGAGCGCGTGGTGGACATCGTCGCCAGGCGGGGCCAGTAG
- the rpsT gene encoding 30S ribosomal protein S20, producing MANIKSQIKRNKTNLKAQERNRAVKSELKTAVRHARKAIDAGDKEQAAQAVKVATRKLDKAVSKGVIHKNQAANRKSAIAAQASRLS from the coding sequence GTGGCGAACATTAAGTCGCAAATCAAGCGCAACAAGACCAACCTGAAAGCTCAGGAGCGAAACCGCGCGGTCAAAAGCGAGCTGAAGACGGCTGTTCGTCACGCCCGCAAGGCCATTGACGCTGGGGACAAAGAACAAGCAGCACAGGCAGTCAAGGTCGCGACCCGCAAACTCGATAAGGCTGTCAGCAAGGGCGTTATCCACAAAAACCAGGCCGCTAACCGCAAGTCGGCGATCGCCGCTCAGGCATCACGGCTGTCCTAA
- the lepA gene encoding translation elongation factor 4 yields the protein MSHSPAPLVPAATEPGRLRNFCIIAHIDHGKSTLADRMLQLTGIVDQRAMREQYLDRMDIERERGITIKSQAVRMPWVVEGEMFALNMIDTPGHVDFSYEVSRSLAACEGAILLVDAAQGIEAQTLANLYLALANDLEIIPVLNKIDLPAAEPERYAQELAQLIGCDPGDVLRVSGKTGAGVAELLDRVVERVPGPTGDADAPARALIFDSVYDAYRGVVTYVRMIDGHLAPKDRIVMLSTRAQHELLEIGVSSPEPTASKGLGVGEVGYLITGVKDVRQSKVGDTVTLAKNGAVDALPGYVEPKPMVFSGLYPVDGSDYPDLREALDRLKLSDAALVYEPETSVALGFGFRCGFLGLLHLEIVRERLEREFGIELIATAPSVVYEVQLETGEALQVTNPSEFPTGKIATVEEPVVNAAILAPKDYVGTIMELCQSRRGALQGMEYLGEDRVEIRYVMPLAEIVFDFFDQLKSKTAGYASLDYEPSGLQEAELVKVDILLQGDRVDAFSAIVHKDKAYAYGVMMTGRLRDLIPRQQYEVPIQAAIGARVIARETIRAMRKDVLAKCYGGDITRKRKLLEKQKEGKKRMKMVGRVEVPQDAFIQALSGDTEKKKD from the coding sequence ATGTCTCATTCTCCCGCGCCGCTTGTTCCCGCGGCGACCGAACCTGGTCGTCTGCGCAACTTTTGCATCATCGCTCACATCGACCACGGCAAGTCGACTTTGGCCGACCGCATGTTGCAACTGACCGGCATTGTCGACCAGCGTGCAATGCGCGAGCAGTATCTCGATCGAATGGATATTGAACGCGAGCGAGGCATCACCATCAAGAGCCAAGCAGTCAGGATGCCCTGGGTGGTCGAGGGTGAGATGTTTGCCCTCAACATGATTGACACCCCCGGACACGTGGACTTTTCCTACGAAGTCTCTCGTTCTCTCGCAGCATGTGAGGGGGCCATCCTGCTGGTCGACGCCGCGCAAGGTATCGAAGCGCAAACGCTGGCCAACCTCTATCTGGCATTAGCAAACGACCTTGAAATCATTCCCGTGTTGAACAAGATCGATTTACCGGCGGCCGAACCGGAGCGCTACGCCCAAGAACTCGCCCAGCTCATCGGCTGCGACCCGGGTGATGTGTTGCGCGTCAGCGGGAAAACGGGTGCGGGTGTGGCTGAGCTACTCGACCGTGTGGTGGAAAGGGTGCCTGGTCCCACCGGCGACGCCGACGCCCCGGCACGGGCACTGATTTTCGACTCGGTGTACGACGCCTACCGTGGCGTGGTCACCTACGTGCGAATGATTGACGGCCATTTGGCGCCGAAGGACCGCATTGTCATGCTTTCCACTAGGGCGCAACATGAGCTGTTAGAAATTGGTGTCAGTTCCCCTGAGCCAACTGCTTCAAAAGGCCTTGGCGTGGGAGAAGTGGGGTATTTGATTACGGGTGTGAAAGACGTTCGCCAATCGAAAGTGGGCGATACGGTGACGCTCGCCAAAAATGGCGCGGTTGACGCCCTGCCCGGCTATGTGGAGCCCAAACCGATGGTGTTTTCGGGGCTATACCCGGTTGATGGGAGCGATTACCCCGATCTCCGGGAGGCGCTTGATCGCCTCAAACTCTCCGATGCCGCCTTGGTGTACGAACCGGAAACCTCTGTCGCGCTGGGGTTTGGTTTCCGCTGTGGCTTTTTAGGGCTGTTGCATTTAGAGATCGTGCGTGAGCGTCTCGAGCGAGAGTTCGGGATCGAACTGATTGCGACCGCTCCTTCGGTGGTCTACGAAGTGCAATTGGAAACCGGTGAAGCACTTCAGGTGACTAACCCGTCCGAATTTCCGACCGGCAAAATTGCCACCGTGGAAGAACCCGTAGTGAACGCAGCGATCTTGGCCCCGAAAGACTATGTCGGGACCATCATGGAGCTGTGCCAGTCGAGGCGCGGGGCGTTGCAGGGAATGGAATATCTGGGTGAAGACCGGGTGGAAATTCGCTATGTCATGCCGTTGGCCGAAATTGTTTTTGACTTTTTCGATCAGTTGAAATCTAAAACCGCGGGCTACGCCTCATTGGATTACGAACCCTCTGGACTCCAGGAAGCCGAACTGGTGAAAGTCGATATCTTGCTCCAAGGTGACCGGGTGGACGCATTCAGTGCCATTGTTCACAAAGACAAGGCCTATGCCTACGGGGTCATGATGACCGGACGACTGCGGGATTTGATTCCTCGGCAACAGTATGAAGTCCCCATTCAGGCGGCCATTGGTGCCCGGGTCATTGCCCGCGAAACCATTCGTGCGATGAGGAAAGATGTCCTCGCAAAATGCTACGGCGGTGACATCACCAGAAAGCGCAAACTCTTGGAGAAACAAAAAGAGGGTAAGAAGCGAATGAAAATGGTGGGACGTGTCGAAGTTCCCCAAGATGCGTTCATTCAAGCCCTCTCGGGTGATACGGAAAAGAAAAAGGACTAA